The following nucleotide sequence is from Gordonia jinghuaiqii.
GCCGCCGAGAATGATGCGCTTGGAGACCCAGTTGCCCTTGGGGTCGGCGACCTCGCGGTCGGTACCGCTGATTTCAGCTGTGGTTCGGACGATCATCCGAGCACCTCCTTGACTGCATCGGTCAGAATGGACAGGCCGCGGTCGAGGTCCTCGCGCGAGATCGTCAGCGGCGGAAGCAACTTGACGACCTCGTCGGAAGGACCCGACGTCTCGGCGAGGAGGCCCTCGCCGAACGCCAGGGCGCAGACCTTGCCCGCCGCGGTGTGGTCGTCGAAAGCGAGTCCGCGAACCATGCCGCGACCGCGGGTCGAGATGCCGTCGTAGCGGTTGCACAGCTCGGCGAAGACCTCATTGATGCGCTCGCCCTTGGCGTGCACCTCGCGGCTCAGAGTGTCGTCGGCCCAATAGGTTTCGATCGCCTTGGCCGCGGTGACGAAGGCCGGGTTGTTGCCGCGGAACGTGCCGTTGTGCTCACCGGGGGTCCACACGTCGAGCTCGGGCTTGAACAGGGTCAGTGCGAACGGCAGGCCGTACCCGCTGATGGACTTGGACAGGGTGACGATGTCGGGCTTGATGCCGGCTTCCTCGAAAGAGAAGAACTCGCCGGTGCGGCCGCAACCCATCTGCACGTCGTCGACGATGAGCAGGATGTCGCGACGTTCGCACAGGTCGGCGAGGGCGCGCAGCCACTCGGTGCGGGCGACGTTCACGCCGCCCTCACCCTGGACGGTCTCGACGATGACCGCGGCGGGGCGGTTGAGACCGCTGCCGGAGTCGTCGAGCACGCGCTCGAACCAGCCGAAGTCCTCCATGACGCCACCGAAGTAGTTGTCGAAAGGCATCGGGGTGGCGTGGACCAGCGGGATTCCGGCGCCTGCGCGCTTCATCGAATTGCCGGTCACCGCCAGCGATCCGAGGGTCATGCCGTGAAAGGCGTTGGTGAAGCTGATGATCGACTCGCGGCCGGTGACCTTACGGGCGAGCTTGAGGGCCGCCTCGACGGCGTTGGTGCCGGTGGGGCCGGGGAACTGGATCTTGTAGTCCAGGCCGCGCGGCGCCAGGATGTGCTCGGTGAACTTCTCGATGAAGTTCCCCTTGGCCACGGTCGCCATGTCCAGACCGTGGGTGATGCCGT
It contains:
- the ectB gene encoding diaminobutyrate--2-oxoglutarate transaminase; translated protein: MQLLDTTIDDSVFTTHESEVRSYCRNWPAVFTTAKGSYITDQNGREYLDFFAGAGSLNYGHNNPVLKKALLEYIEADGITHGLDMATVAKGNFIEKFTEHILAPRGLDYKIQFPGPTGTNAVEAALKLARKVTGRESIISFTNAFHGMTLGSLAVTGNSMKRAGAGIPLVHATPMPFDNYFGGVMEDFGWFERVLDDSGSGLNRPAAVIVETVQGEGGVNVARTEWLRALADLCERRDILLIVDDVQMGCGRTGEFFSFEEAGIKPDIVTLSKSISGYGLPFALTLFKPELDVWTPGEHNGTFRGNNPAFVTAAKAIETYWADDTLSREVHAKGERINEVFAELCNRYDGISTRGRGMVRGLAFDDHTAAGKVCALAFGEGLLAETSGPSDEVVKLLPPLTISREDLDRGLSILTDAVKEVLG